One Avibacterium avium genomic window carries:
- the rbsD gene encoding D-ribose pyranase has product MKKTGILNAPLSLQIAQLGHTDFLTICDAGLPIPVEMETVDLALSAGIPSFLSVFDAVVGECFVERVILAKEIEHKNPSIHQALLQKLEQLARQQNNEITVDYVSHEEFKTLSQESKAIVRSGECTPYANIILVSGVPF; this is encoded by the coding sequence ATGAAGAAAACAGGAATTTTGAATGCACCGCTGTCATTACAAATAGCACAGCTAGGGCATACGGATTTTTTAACAATCTGTGATGCAGGCTTACCCATTCCAGTGGAAATGGAAACCGTAGATCTTGCTTTGAGTGCAGGGATTCCGAGTTTTTTATCGGTTTTTGATGCCGTAGTAGGCGAATGTTTTGTGGAGCGAGTGATTTTAGCCAAAGAAATTGAACACAAAAATCCGAGCATTCATCAAGCGTTATTGCAGAAACTTGAACAATTAGCGCGACAACAAAATAACGAAATTACTGTGGATTATGTATCCCACGAAGAATTTAAAACCTTGAGTCAAGAGAGCAAAGCCATAGTACGTTCGGGCGAATGTACGCCTTATGCCAATATCATTCTTGTTTCAGGTGTACCATTTTAA
- a CDS encoding nucleoside hydrolase gives MGKKIILDCDPGHDDAIAMLLAYGNPEIDLLAVTTVVGNQTLEKVSNNALAIAEIANIREIPFAKGADRPLIREVEIAPSIHGESGLDGPTLPKPSQSFHSSHAVQLIIDLVMSHPAKTITLVPTGGLTNIALAARLEPRIIERVKEVVLMGGGYHTGNWSAVAEFNIKIDPEAAHIVFSAGWPVTMVGLDLTHQALATPDIIERIAQIGTKPAQFVVELLEFFGKMYKQAQGFDAPPVHDPCAVAYVINPNLIETQKVPVHIELTGTHTLGMTVADFRYPPKPCNTQVATKLDREGFWELVIDAIRRLN, from the coding sequence ATGGGCAAAAAAATTATCTTAGATTGCGATCCAGGTCATGATGATGCAATTGCTATGTTATTGGCTTACGGCAATCCCGAGATTGACTTATTAGCCGTTACAACCGTAGTTGGTAATCAAACCTTAGAAAAAGTATCTAATAATGCGCTCGCAATCGCAGAAATTGCAAATATACGAGAAATTCCCTTTGCCAAAGGGGCTGATCGTCCACTTATCCGAGAAGTTGAGATTGCCCCATCAATTCATGGCGAATCTGGATTAGATGGCCCAACTCTCCCTAAACCTAGCCAATCTTTTCATTCTTCACACGCAGTACAACTTATTATTGATTTAGTTATGTCTCACCCCGCTAAAACTATCACGTTAGTGCCCACTGGGGGACTAACCAATATTGCCCTTGCTGCACGTCTTGAGCCTAGAATTATCGAGCGAGTAAAAGAAGTCGTGTTAATGGGTGGAGGTTATCACACTGGTAATTGGAGCGCTGTAGCAGAATTTAACATAAAAATTGATCCAGAAGCCGCACACATTGTATTTAGTGCCGGTTGGCCAGTAACCATGGTGGGATTAGATCTGACACACCAAGCACTAGCTACACCAGATATTATTGAGCGTATTGCGCAAATTGGTACTAAACCAGCCCAATTTGTCGTTGAACTATTAGAATTCTTTGGCAAAATGTACAAACAAGCACAGGGCTTTGATGCGCCCCCTGTACACGATCCTTGCGCGGTAGCCTATGTTATTAATCCTAATTTAATTGAAACACAAAAAGTCCCTGTACATATTGAATTGACAGGTACGCATACGTTAGGTATGACAGTCGCAGATTTTCGCTATCCCCCAAAACCTTGCAACACTCAAGTTGCAACTAAGCTAGATCGTGAAGGATTTTGGGAGCTGGTAATTGATGCAATTAGACGCTTAAACTAG
- the ilvG gene encoding acetolactate synthase 2 catalytic subunit, whose protein sequence is MNGARLVTECLKAHNVDIVFGYPGGAIMPVYDAIYDSGLEHLLCRNEQGAAMAAIGYARASGKTGVCIATSGPGATNLITGLGDALMDSIPVVAITGQVASPLIGTDAFQEADVLGLSLACTKHSFIVQSIDELPEIIAKAFQIAQSGRPGPVLIDIPKDVQFAETDLQPFTLPVEKPTALNPAELEKAVELLKNAKRPVVYVGGGVGMANAVPALREFLATTEIPSISTLKGLGAILPETPYYMGMIGMHGTKAANLATQESDLLLVFGARFDDRVTGKLDTFAPHAKVIHCDIDVAELGKLRRPDVALRGDLSEVFRALTMKLDLADWHKEINKLKQDFDFRYAENQGKQPINPWWLLNTVSNQKAKNAIVVTDVGQHQMWSAQHMKHYAPENFITSAGFGSMGFGLPAAIGAQKARPNDDVILITGDGSLMMNVQELGTIKRGKTPVKIILLDNQRLGMVRQWQTLFFQARHSNTILDDNPDFVTLASAFDIKGERIESGEEVQAALDRLFQAEGAYLLHICIPAEENVWPLVPPNACNVDMLEE, encoded by the coding sequence ATGAACGGTGCAAGATTAGTAACGGAGTGCTTGAAAGCACACAATGTGGATATTGTATTTGGCTATCCAGGTGGGGCGATAATGCCAGTTTATGATGCCATTTATGATTCGGGTTTGGAGCATTTGCTCTGTCGCAATGAGCAAGGCGCGGCAATGGCAGCCATTGGCTATGCCAGAGCCAGTGGGAAAACCGGGGTGTGTATCGCCACATCAGGCCCAGGGGCAACCAATTTAATCACAGGATTAGGCGATGCCTTAATGGATTCCATTCCTGTGGTGGCCATCACCGGGCAAGTTGCTTCGCCATTGATTGGTACAGATGCTTTCCAAGAAGCCGATGTTCTGGGCTTATCCCTTGCTTGTACGAAGCATAGTTTTATTGTGCAAAGTATTGATGAATTGCCAGAAATTATCGCCAAAGCGTTCCAAATTGCACAAAGTGGTCGCCCTGGCCCTGTGCTTATTGATATTCCAAAAGATGTGCAATTTGCCGAAACCGATTTGCAACCTTTCACGCTTCCTGTGGAAAAACCGACCGCACTTAATCCTGCAGAATTGGAAAAAGCGGTGGAATTATTGAAAAATGCCAAACGCCCAGTGGTGTATGTTGGCGGTGGAGTGGGAATGGCGAACGCCGTACCAGCCTTGCGTGAGTTTTTAGCCACCACAGAAATTCCAAGTATTTCCACCTTAAAAGGCTTGGGCGCAATTTTGCCTGAAACCCCTTATTATATGGGAATGATTGGTATGCACGGCACCAAAGCCGCCAATTTAGCTACACAAGAATCGGATTTATTATTAGTGTTTGGCGCGCGGTTTGACGATCGTGTAACGGGCAAATTAGACACCTTTGCACCGCACGCTAAAGTGATTCATTGTGATATTGATGTGGCAGAATTAGGCAAATTACGCCGTCCAGATGTGGCGTTGCGTGGTGATTTAAGCGAAGTTTTCCGTGCCTTAACAATGAAATTAGATTTGGCAGATTGGCATAAAGAAATCAATAAGTTAAAACAAGATTTTGATTTCCGTTATGCTGAAAATCAAGGCAAACAACCCATTAACCCTTGGTGGTTGCTTAACACGGTTTCTAACCAAAAAGCGAAAAACGCCATTGTAGTTACTGATGTGGGGCAACATCAAATGTGGTCAGCACAGCATATGAAACATTATGCGCCTGAAAATTTCATCACTTCAGCAGGCTTTGGTTCAATGGGCTTTGGCTTGCCAGCGGCGATTGGCGCGCAGAAAGCTCGTCCAAATGATGATGTCATTTTAATCACCGGTGATGGGTCATTAATGATGAATGTGCAGGAACTCGGCACAATTAAACGTGGCAAAACGCCGGTAAAAATCATTTTATTAGACAACCAACGCTTAGGAATGGTGCGTCAATGGCAAACCCTATTCTTCCAAGCGCGCCATAGTAATACGATTTTAGATGACAACCCTGATTTCGTGACACTTGCATCCGCCTTTGATATTAAAGGCGAGCGGATTGAATCTGGCGAAGAAGTGCAAGCGGCATTAGATCGCTTATTCCAAGCGGAAGGCGCTTATTTATTACATATTTGTATCCCAGCAGAAGAAAACGTGTGGCCACTTGTGCCACCAAATGCCTGTAACGTGGATATGCTTGAAGAATAA
- the ilvM gene encoding acetolactate synthase 2 small subunit: protein MQQYELLIRANRRPETLERLLRVMRHRGFEVIKLQTESQQQEITLHVVVQSERAVELLVNQLVKLPDVLELK from the coding sequence ATGCAACAGTATGAATTATTAATCCGCGCCAACAGACGCCCAGAAACCTTAGAGCGTTTATTACGCGTAATGCGTCATCGCGGTTTTGAAGTGATTAAATTACAAACTGAAAGCCAACAACAAGAAATCACCTTGCACGTTGTAGTGCAAAGTGAAAGAGCGGTGGAATTATTGGTAAATCAATTAGTTAAATTGCCAGATGTGTTGGAATTAAAGTAA
- the ilvD gene encoding dihydroxy-acid dehydratase, producing the protein MPKLRSATSTQGRNMAGARALWRATGMKENDFGKPIIAVVNSFTQFVPGHVHLKDIGQLVVQQIEQAGGVAKEFNTIAVDDGIAMGHGGMLYSLPSRDLIADSVEYMVNAHCADAMVCISNCDKITPGMLMAALRLNIPTIFVSGGPMEAGKTKLSDQIIKLDLVDAMVQSADKNVSDSDVEAIERSACPTCGSCSGMFTANSMNCLTEALGLSLPGNGSCLATHKDRKQLFLDAGKQIVELCQKYYQQDDESVLPRSIATKPAFENAMSLDIAMGGSTNTVLHLLAAAQEAEVDFTMADIDRLSRRVPCLSKVAPNTAKYHMEDVHRAGGIMAILGELDRAGLLDNQTRTVLGLSLAEQIAKYDIMLTQDESIREFYRAGPAGIRTTQAFSQDCRWDSLDDDRENGCIRSKAFAYSQDGGLAMLSGNIALDGCIVKTAGVDESILKFTGKAIVFESQEDAVNGILGGKVQAGHVVVIRYEGPKGGPGMQEMLYPTSYLKSMGLGKACALLTDGRFSGGTSGLSIGHCSPEAAAGGTIGLVKDGDTIEIDIPNRSIQLMVSEQELSARRAEQDAKGWKPANRQREVSFALKMYGYFATSADKGAVRDRSKLSD; encoded by the coding sequence ATGCCTAAATTACGTTCCGCGACCAGCACACAAGGTCGCAATATGGCAGGGGCGCGCGCGTTATGGCGCGCCACAGGAATGAAAGAAAATGATTTTGGTAAGCCGATTATCGCCGTAGTCAATTCTTTCACCCAATTTGTACCGGGCCACGTTCACCTAAAAGATATTGGACAATTAGTGGTGCAACAAATTGAGCAAGCCGGCGGTGTAGCAAAAGAATTTAACACCATTGCCGTTGATGATGGCATCGCAATGGGACACGGCGGAATGCTGTATTCCTTGCCTTCTCGCGATTTAATCGCCGACAGTGTGGAATATATGGTAAATGCTCATTGTGCAGACGCAATGGTGTGTATTTCTAACTGCGATAAAATCACCCCGGGAATGTTGATGGCCGCGCTGCGCTTGAACATTCCAACAATTTTTGTTTCTGGCGGCCCGATGGAAGCGGGAAAAACCAAACTTTCTGATCAAATCATCAAGTTAGATTTGGTGGACGCTATGGTGCAAAGTGCGGATAAAAATGTGTCAGATTCTGATGTAGAAGCCATTGAGCGTTCAGCCTGCCCAACTTGTGGTTCTTGTTCAGGAATGTTCACCGCAAACTCAATGAACTGTTTAACCGAAGCCTTAGGCTTAAGCCTGCCGGGTAACGGTTCTTGCTTGGCAACCCACAAAGATCGTAAACAGTTATTCTTAGATGCGGGCAAACAAATTGTTGAACTTTGCCAAAAATATTATCAGCAAGATGATGAATCCGTATTGCCACGTTCCATCGCCACTAAACCTGCATTTGAAAATGCAATGAGCTTAGATATTGCAATGGGCGGCTCAACCAATACCGTATTGCATTTATTGGCCGCAGCGCAAGAAGCGGAAGTGGATTTCACTATGGCAGACATTGACAGACTTTCTCGCCGCGTGCCTTGTTTAAGTAAAGTAGCGCCGAACACTGCCAAATATCATATGGAAGATGTACATAGAGCGGGTGGAATTATGGCAATTTTAGGCGAGTTAGATCGTGCAGGATTGCTTGATAACCAAACTCGCACCGTATTAGGTTTAAGCCTAGCTGAGCAAATTGCCAAATACGACATTATGCTCACTCAAGATGAATCCATTCGTGAATTCTATCGTGCAGGGCCTGCGGGTATTCGCACCACTCAAGCCTTCTCACAAGATTGCCGTTGGGACAGCCTTGATGACGATCGCGAGAACGGTTGTATTCGTAGTAAAGCCTTTGCTTATAGCCAAGACGGCGGATTAGCAATGCTTTCCGGCAATATCGCCTTGGACGGCTGTATCGTTAAAACCGCGGGCGTTGATGAATCCATCTTAAAATTCACCGGCAAAGCCATTGTCTTTGAAAGCCAAGAAGATGCGGTAAACGGCATTCTTGGCGGCAAAGTGCAAGCAGGACACGTTGTGGTCATTCGTTACGAAGGGCCAAAAGGCGGGCCGGGTATGCAAGAAATGCTTTACCCAACCAGCTATTTAAAATCAATGGGCTTAGGCAAAGCCTGTGCGTTATTAACTGACGGCCGTTTTTCTGGCGGTACTTCAGGCTTATCTATCGGACACTGCTCGCCAGAAGCCGCGGCAGGCGGGACAATCGGCTTGGTGAAAGACGGCGATACCATTGAGATCGATATTCCAAATCGCTCAATCCAATTAATGGTATCGGAACAAGAATTAAGCGCACGCCGCGCAGAACAAGATGCGAAAGGCTGGAAGCCAGCAAATCGTCAGCGTGAAGTGTCTTTCGCACTCAAAATGTACGGCTATTTCGCCACTTCAGCGGATAAAGGCGCGGTACGAGATCGCTCCAAATTAAGCGACTAA
- a CDS encoding DUF1345 domain-containing protein, with amino-acid sequence MQKMLKQHIKFFTSLILVVLSFMAFRLLSQGDISTDLIYSWDMGMSLYLFWTFWTIRQQHRHREQMTAVLQERQAGTKAMFIIVSVIIGACIVALVRLVSIAQNLPPMEKAWHITLAIISIFLSWLVIHILFAIRYAHLFYHAKVSGEPMPLQIPQSNGQNGYQTEPNYYDFIYTALIIGTSAQTADVMFSSRAGRILGGIHSIVAFIFNVTVLSLLINIISGFI; translated from the coding sequence ATGCAAAAAATGCTAAAACAGCATATTAAATTTTTCACCAGTTTGATCTTGGTGGTTCTCTCTTTTATGGCATTTCGCCTACTCTCGCAAGGCGATATTAGTACCGATCTCATTTATTCTTGGGATATGGGAATGAGCCTATATTTATTTTGGACATTTTGGACAATTCGCCAACAGCATCGTCATCGCGAGCAGATGACCGCAGTGCTACAAGAGCGCCAAGCAGGGACAAAAGCAATGTTCATCATCGTGAGCGTGATTATCGGTGCTTGTATTGTGGCATTGGTTCGCTTAGTGAGCATTGCGCAAAATCTTCCGCCAATGGAAAAAGCGTGGCATATCACTTTAGCGATTATTTCCATTTTCCTTTCTTGGTTGGTGATCCATATTCTGTTTGCTATTCGCTATGCTCATTTGTTCTATCACGCGAAAGTTAGCGGTGAACCAATGCCACTGCAAATTCCACAAAGCAATGGGCAAAATGGCTATCAAACCGAGCCAAATTACTATGATTTTATCTACACCGCCTTGATTATCGGCACATCAGCACAAACGGCCGATGTGATGTTTTCTTCAAGAGCGGGGCGAATTTTGGGCGGAATTCACAGCATTGTCGCCTTTATTTTCAACGTAACCGTGCTTTCCTTATTAATTAACATTATTTCTGGTTTTATTTAA
- the ilvA gene encoding threonine ammonia-lyase, biosynthetic, which yields MTTLAFNNPTPSGDDYLKTILKLGSVVYQAAQTTPLQPMDKLSARLHNQVLIKREDRQPVHSFKLRGAYAMIAALNDEQRQAGVIAASAGNHAQGVALSAKLLGLKALIVMPQNTPSIKVDAVRRFGGEVLLYGANFDEAKGKAIELSKTKNMTFIPPFDHPLVIAGQGTLALELLQQSSNIDRVFVPVGGGGLAAGVAVLIKQLMPEIKVIGVESKDSACLYHALKAGQPVDLERVGLFADGVAVKRIGDETFRLCQQYLDDVVLVDGDEICAAMKDIFENVRAIAEPSGAVSLAGLKKYVKENNIQGETLVNILSGANLNFHTLRYVSERCEIGEKHEAMLAVTIPEEKGSFLRFCHLLGDRAVTEFNYRYADQAQACIFVGVRIRGEDEKNEIIAQLQQHGYSVMDLSDDDVAKTHIRYMIGGRSSSKAKERLYSFEFPEQKGALLKFLEMLGTHWNISLFHYRAHGADYGNVLAGFQLDENDEIRFNAHLEELAYTYQDVTNSPAYKYFLG from the coding sequence ATGACAACCCTTGCATTTAACAATCCCACTCCGAGCGGAGATGATTATTTAAAAACCATTTTGAAACTGGGATCTGTGGTGTATCAAGCCGCGCAAACAACCCCTTTGCAACCGATGGATAAACTTTCCGCACGGTTGCACAATCAGGTTTTAATTAAGCGTGAAGATCGCCAGCCTGTGCATAGCTTTAAATTGCGTGGCGCTTATGCAATGATCGCCGCCTTAAATGATGAACAACGCCAAGCTGGCGTGATTGCGGCTTCTGCGGGCAACCACGCGCAGGGTGTGGCACTATCCGCCAAATTACTGGGCTTGAAAGCATTAATCGTGATGCCACAAAATACGCCGAGCATTAAAGTAGATGCGGTGCGCCGTTTTGGGGGTGAAGTGCTACTTTACGGAGCAAACTTTGATGAAGCCAAAGGCAAGGCAATTGAACTTTCTAAAACTAAAAATATGACGTTTATTCCCCCTTTCGATCACCCTTTAGTGATCGCAGGACAAGGGACATTGGCACTTGAATTGTTACAACAATCGTCCAACATCGACCGCGTTTTTGTGCCAGTGGGCGGGGGCGGCTTAGCCGCAGGGGTTGCCGTGCTAATCAAACAATTAATGCCAGAAATTAAAGTAATCGGAGTGGAAAGCAAAGATTCAGCTTGCCTGTATCACGCCTTAAAAGCGGGGCAACCAGTGGATTTAGAGCGAGTGGGCTTATTTGCCGATGGCGTGGCAGTAAAACGCATTGGCGATGAGACTTTCCGCTTATGCCAGCAATATCTTGATGATGTGGTGCTGGTGGACGGCGATGAAATTTGTGCCGCAATGAAAGATATTTTTGAAAATGTACGCGCAATTGCAGAGCCGTCAGGGGCAGTTTCGCTGGCAGGGCTAAAAAAATACGTCAAAGAAAATAATATTCAAGGGGAAACCTTGGTGAATATTTTATCGGGCGCCAACCTGAATTTCCACACATTGCGTTATGTATCTGAGCGTTGCGAAATCGGTGAAAAACACGAAGCAATGCTTGCGGTAACCATTCCTGAAGAAAAAGGCAGCTTCTTACGTTTCTGCCATTTGCTTGGCGATCGTGCCGTTACGGAATTTAACTACCGCTATGCGGATCAAGCACAAGCTTGCATTTTTGTCGGAGTGAGAATTCGTGGTGAAGATGAGAAAAATGAAATCATCGCGCAGTTGCAACAGCACGGCTATTCCGTGATGGATCTCTCTGATGATGATGTAGCGAAAACTCACATTCGCTATATGATCGGCGGACGCTCATCAAGTAAAGCCAAAGAACGCTTATACAGCTTTGAGTTTCCAGAACAAAAAGGTGCGTTACTTAAATTCCTTGAAATGCTAGGCACGCACTGGAACATCTCACTGTTCCACTACCGCGCCCACGGCGCAGACTACGGCAATGTGCTTGCAGGCTTCCAATTAGATGAAAACGATGAAATTCGCTTCAACGCCCATTTGGAAGAATTAGCCTATACTTATCAAGACGTTACCAACAGCCCAGCGTATAAGTATTTTTTGGGATAA
- a CDS encoding HU family DNA-binding protein — protein MNKTDLIDAIASAAELNKKQAKAALEATLAAIEASLKAGDAVQLIGFGTFKVSERKARTGRNPQTGAEIQIPASKVPAFVAGKALKDALK, from the coding sequence ATGAACAAAACGGATTTAATTGATGCAATTGCAAGTGCAGCAGAGTTAAACAAAAAACAAGCTAAAGCAGCGTTAGAAGCAACTCTAGCTGCGATTGAAGCAAGCTTAAAAGCGGGTGATGCTGTTCAGCTAATCGGCTTCGGTACATTCAAAGTAAGCGAGCGTAAAGCACGCACAGGACGTAACCCACAAACTGGTGCGGAAATCCAAATCCCAGCATCTAAAGTACCTGCGTTCGTTGCTGGTAAAGCATTAAAAGACGCGTTGAAATAA
- a CDS encoding YjaG family protein, giving the protein MRNPIHKRLENLASWQHLTFMACLCERMLPNFQLFCQVTEQPAQSRIYQNILNLTWEYLTVKDAHINFDNQLEKFEAIIPDVNNYDFYGVVPAIEACEALSELLHSLIAGETLEHAVQVSLISLQTVIGLLETNLDRELSEQELKASEEIEQELDVQWQIYRALRECEERDVSLILALKNEIRAEGISNIGIEISQ; this is encoded by the coding sequence ATGCGAAATCCTATTCATAAACGCTTAGAAAATTTAGCTAGTTGGCAACATCTCACTTTTATGGCGTGCCTGTGTGAGCGAATGTTGCCGAATTTTCAGCTTTTTTGCCAAGTTACGGAACAGCCCGCGCAAAGCAGAATTTATCAAAATATTCTAAATTTAACCTGGGAATATTTAACCGTGAAAGATGCCCACATCAATTTTGATAATCAGCTCGAAAAATTTGAGGCAATTATCCCTGATGTGAACAATTATGATTTTTACGGCGTTGTGCCAGCGATTGAGGCCTGCGAAGCACTTTCTGAATTATTGCATAGCCTAATTGCAGGTGAAACCTTAGAGCACGCCGTACAAGTGAGTTTGATTTCTTTACAAACTGTTATCGGATTATTGGAAACCAATTTAGACCGCGAATTATCCGAGCAAGAACTCAAAGCAAGTGAAGAAATTGAACAAGAATTAGATGTGCAATGGCAGATCTACCGTGCGCTGCGAGAGTGCGAAGAACGCGATGTTTCCTTGATTTTAGCCCTTAAAAATGAAATTCGCGCAGAAGGAATCTCAAATATTGGTATAGAAATTAGTCAATAA
- the hemE gene encoding uroporphyrinogen decarboxylase encodes MFELKNDRYLRALLREPVDMTPVWMMRQAGRYLPEYKATRAQAGDFMSLCRNAELACEVTLQPLRRYDLDAAILFSDILTIPDAMGLGLSFGAGEGPKFARPIENKSAVENLLIPDPEQELQYVMNAVRTIRRELKGEVPLIGFSGSPWTLATYMVEGGSSKAFTKIKKMLYTDPQTLHLLLDKLADSVALYLNAQIKAGAQSVMIFDTWGGVLAHREYLEFSLQYMQKIVENLIRHNEGRKVPVTLFTKGGGLWLEHIANTGCDAVGLDWTVDLADAKKRIGHKVALQGNMDPSVLYASPARIEQEVRSILADFGEGSGHVFNLGHGIHQDVPEISPKIFVDAIHQYSQPYHK; translated from the coding sequence ATGTTTGAATTAAAAAATGATCGTTATTTGCGTGCGCTTTTGCGCGAACCTGTGGATATGACCCCCGTTTGGATGATGCGCCAAGCAGGGCGTTATTTGCCAGAATACAAAGCCACGCGTGCGCAAGCAGGGGATTTTATGTCCCTTTGCCGCAATGCTGAGTTGGCTTGCGAAGTAACGCTACAACCTTTACGCCGTTACGATTTAGATGCCGCCATTTTGTTTTCTGATATTCTCACCATTCCTGATGCAATGGGGCTAGGCTTGAGCTTTGGCGCAGGCGAGGGGCCTAAATTTGCGCGTCCTATCGAAAATAAAAGTGCGGTGGAAAATTTGCTAATTCCTGATCCAGAACAAGAATTGCAATATGTGATGAATGCGGTGCGCACCATTCGCCGTGAACTCAAAGGCGAAGTGCCGTTGATCGGATTTTCTGGCAGCCCTTGGACACTTGCCACCTATATGGTAGAAGGGGGCAGTAGCAAGGCTTTCACAAAAATCAAAAAAATGCTTTATACCGATCCACAAACCTTGCATTTGTTACTCGACAAATTAGCGGATTCCGTTGCCCTTTATCTCAATGCACAAATTAAAGCGGGTGCGCAATCGGTGATGATTTTTGATACTTGGGGCGGCGTGCTAGCTCATCGTGAATACCTTGAGTTCTCGTTGCAATATATGCAGAAAATTGTGGAAAATCTCATTCGTCATAATGAAGGACGCAAAGTGCCAGTTACCCTCTTTACCAAAGGTGGCGGCTTATGGTTAGAACATATCGCCAATACTGGTTGTGATGCAGTGGGCTTGGATTGGACGGTGGATCTTGCAGACGCCAAAAAACGTATCGGGCATAAAGTGGCGCTACAAGGCAATATGGATCCTTCCGTGCTTTATGCTTCACCAGCGCGCATTGAGCAAGAAGTGCGGTCGATTTTAGCGGATTTTGGCGAAGGCAGTGGCCACGTTTTCAATCTCGGACACGGTATTCATCAAGATGTGCCAGAAATCAGCCCGAAAATTTTTGTGGACGCAATCCATCAATATTCTCAGCCTTACCACAAATAA
- the nudC gene encoding NAD(+) diphosphatase, with translation MRPVEPATQGAWLLTQGSNIFLIEGKLPEGKAEDFQLTGRLVMEIGCWNGAPLWLVAEQEEEQGAEQEDGREYTSLRSQLHFPEVQFNLLNRGVEINHFLKTHRFCGKCGSKMAMAKEELAVQCENSACGYRTYPVICPSIIVAVRRGKQILLANHQRHQQEKMYTTLAGFVEVGESFEQTVQREVFEETGIQVKNIRYFGSQPWAFPNSQMVGFLADYAAGEIRLQEAELQDAQWFDYDKPLPNLPPQGTIALKLINATLALCADDDKSAVEK, from the coding sequence ATGCGACCTGTTGAACCAGCAACACAAGGTGCTTGGCTTTTAACCCAAGGATCGAATATTTTTCTTATCGAGGGAAAATTGCCCGAAGGAAAGGCGGAAGATTTCCAATTAACAGGGCGTTTGGTGATGGAAATCGGGTGTTGGAATGGCGCGCCGCTTTGGCTTGTTGCCGAGCAGGAAGAAGAGCAGGGAGCAGAGCAGGAAGATGGTCGAGAATATACTTCATTGCGTAGCCAACTTCATTTTCCAGAAGTGCAATTTAATTTGCTCAATCGTGGCGTGGAGATTAATCATTTTCTGAAAACCCATCGCTTTTGTGGGAAGTGCGGTTCAAAAATGGCAATGGCAAAAGAAGAATTGGCCGTGCAATGTGAAAATTCCGCCTGTGGATACCGCACTTATCCCGTGATTTGCCCTTCGATTATTGTGGCGGTTCGCCGTGGTAAGCAGATTTTGCTCGCCAATCATCAGCGTCATCAACAGGAAAAAATGTACACCACGTTGGCGGGATTTGTAGAAGTGGGAGAAAGTTTTGAGCAAACCGTGCAACGGGAAGTGTTTGAAGAAACAGGGATTCAGGTGAAAAATATTCGCTATTTTGGCAGCCAGCCTTGGGCATTCCCCAATTCTCAAATGGTGGGATTTTTAGCCGATTATGCCGCGGGGGAAATCCGCTTGCAAGAAGCAGAACTGCAAGATGCCCAATGGTTTGATTATGATAAACCCTTGCCAAATTTGCCGCCACAAGGCACTATTGCGTTGAAATTAATAAATGCCACACTGGCACTTTGTGCCGATGATGATAAAAGTGCGGTAGAAAAATAA
- a CDS encoding acetate uptake transporter, giving the protein MTTQTTEKLANPGPLGLCGFALTTFLLSLINAGIFDKQDGISIVLAMAFAFGGTAQLIAGIMEYRKGNTFGFTAFISYGSFWWSWALFVQFMPTASPAFLGCYLAAWGTFTLMMFIASFSKPKALRVVFFFLVLTFYALAIGDGFGYHGLVQIGGCLGLITALSAFYLAAAEMINENFGREVLPI; this is encoded by the coding sequence ATGACAACGCAAACAACTGAAAAATTAGCAAATCCAGGTCCGTTAGGCTTATGCGGTTTTGCATTAACCACATTTTTATTAAGCTTAATTAATGCGGGTATCTTTGATAAACAAGACGGAATTTCTATTGTACTTGCAATGGCATTCGCGTTTGGTGGAACGGCACAATTAATCGCAGGCATTATGGAATACCGCAAAGGCAACACCTTTGGTTTCACTGCCTTTATCAGCTACGGATCATTTTGGTGGTCTTGGGCATTATTCGTACAATTTATGCCAACAGCCAGCCCTGCATTTTTAGGCTGCTATTTAGCCGCGTGGGGAACATTCACCTTAATGATGTTCATCGCCTCTTTCAGCAAACCCAAAGCATTGCGTGTCGTGTTCTTTTTCTTAGTATTAACGTTCTACGCACTAGCTATCGGTGATGGTTTTGGCTATCACGGTTTAGTACAAATCGGCGGCTGCCTAGGCCTAATCACCGCACTCAGCGCTTTCTACCTAGCCGCAGCAGAAATGATTAACGAAAATTTCGGTAGAGAGGTTTTACCGATTTAA